A single region of the Ptychodera flava strain L36383 chromosome 9, AS_Pfla_20210202, whole genome shotgun sequence genome encodes:
- the LOC139141220 gene encoding uncharacterized protein: MAASSGFSGKQLLTDIDDKVLLCAICMERFKSPKILPCYHTFCEPCLSKWVKTNNDQLICPTCKKLCPLPSEGVRALDRNRFIDDLLGVIGDVRPDRSDMTLCEWCEKEAKHWCGDCGGHFFCNNCIQNHSKLTALKDHKPMQNEEYIEKMSTQHFRMIQPRFCDNHSGNKLEFFCDTCQVPTCYKCTVVEHAITGHTMISLDSALDKYTPEMKAHSEKVAQKITHLKLRMNRVNDVRKELDANRSVADLQIKVLYQKLIDTITNLEIKLHGEIDDIYLQKSKQIYAETELLEQRIASAESIRSYLNHLLTFGGAVDIMTAKQQMKNQQQYYDVLANVPYGDVDSDLVFKENPDCLKIHLGIVEGLCSSESKEVNEGENGAEPKIVQGGPVQNKQEKDKVQNESTKVGMTNDVTRKEDNDDLDDDAKDMMKSEDATGDNVMPRNHEIANEANVTVIHVKPKETDEINEPEKTSTAGDLRDETTEKHDLSDDRAKHTDADEGRKKRDKEIPHAVSAKKDETTDATDGNISTEAVKETERKGDGSKIIDDSKPEKQDDVENKVMDEQVFEGTEKSDADKQDDVENKVMDEQVFEEKEKTDADKLRKVVEDRDDTEDTSTTREMNQMDETQGKDDSMMPGDSQPEKPNDVESEIEGFATDDKSNTDASRDEGQELKIKQNRQDRDTSRNTDEDKEIVISTKVIKSAESEQGDQRTEVHSKEDDEEQGDKSDEIKLEEPCKDDSVNVPNSSQNTLVYNVLDESSRSGNESDTEKVDPVKPQDSDNRDNSQSDAATTSNFQPGDVSTNDEPDHVSSTGSTDSYNTPGDEDDDDDDDEYVPTSSTSRWPQWWPDSNKKRNKPRLKTELSDRDTKEYRSGYPGKKDNDSMKDNLLFYKNAIESEPRGDLIDNIHEYWWGDYEKLERHNGYIQWIFPIREKGMNYQSQELQLHEAEGIKRDKKAWARVLKSYEMMLDFYGMKLVDKEKGTIQRAANWKGRYRHLN; this comes from the exons ATGGCGGCATCATCAGGCTTCAGTGGAAAGCAACTGCTGACTGACATCGACGACAAAGTGCTGTTATGTGCAATTTGTATGGAACGTTTCAAGTCACCTAAAATACTACCCTGTTATCACACATTCTGTGAACCTTGTCTATCAAAATGGGTCAAGACAAACAATGATCAGTTGATATGTCCGACATGTAAGAAACTTTGTCCTTTGCCCTCTGAAGGAGTACGTGCTCTCGACAGAAATCGTTTTATTGATGACCTTTTGGGCGTTATTGGTGACGTCAGGCCTGATAGAAGTGACATGACGCTGTGTGAATGGTGTGAAAAAGAAGCCAAACACTGGTGCGGTGACTGTGGTGGGCACTTTTTCTGCAATAATTGCATACAAAATCACAGCAAATTGACAGCCTTAAAAGATCACAAACCAATGCAAAATGAGGAATATATCGAAAAGATGTCAACCCAACACTTTCGAATGATTCAGCCAAGATTCTGCGACAATCATTCCGGTAATAAATTAGAATTTTTCTGTGACACTTGCCAGGTGCCAACGTGTTATAAATGTACAGTTGTTGAACATGCTATAACAGGTCATACAATGATATCACTGGATTCAGCACTGGATAAGTATACACCAGAAATGAAAGCACACTCTGAGAAAGTTGCTCAGAAGATTACCCATTTAAAGCTGCGAATGAACAGAGTGAACGATGTTCGAAAAGAGTTGGATGCAAACAGGTCAGTAGCAGACCTACAAATTAAAGTATTGTATCAAAAGTTAATTGATACCATTACGAATCTAGAAATAAAACTGCACGGTGAAATTGATGATATCTATTTACAAAAGAGTAAACAAATTTATGCGGAGACAGAACTGCTTGAACAGAGGATCGCCAGTGCAGAAAGTATCCGTTCATATCTAAACCATCTCTTGACATTTGGTGGAGCAGTGGATATCATGACAGCAAAACAACAGATGAAGAATCAACAGCAGTACTATGATGTTCTAGCCAATGTACCTTATGGTGACGTTGACAGTGATCtggttttcaaagaaaatcCAGACTGTTTAAAGATACATCTAGGCATCGTCGAAG GTCTCTGTTCAAGTGAAAGTAAGGAGGTAAATGAAGGTGAAAATGGAGCTGAACCAAAGATTGTTCAAGGAGGACCTGTGCAAAACAAGCAAGAGAAAGATAAAGTTCAGAATGAATCAACTAAAGTTGGAATGACTAATGATGTCACCAGAAAGGAAGATAATGATGATTTGGATGATGACGCAAAAGATATGATGAAATCAGAAGATGCAACAGGAGACAACGTAATGCCACGTAACCATGAAATTGCCAATGAAGCCAATGTTACAGTGATTCATGTCAAACCAAAGGAGACTGATGAAATAAATGAGCCAGAGAAAACTTCCACCGCAGGGGATCTGAGAGATGAAACCACAGAGAAGCATGATTTATCTGATGACAGAGCCAAGCACACAGACGCTGATGAAGGTCGAAAAAAGAGAGATAAAGAGATACCTCACGCAGTGAGTGCCAAAAAAGATGAAACAACAGATGCAACTGATGGCAATATTTCTACTGAAGCAGTCAAGGAGACAGAAAGAAAAGGAGATGGTAGCAAAATCATAGATGACAGCAAACCAGAGAAACAAGATGATGTGGAAAACAAAGTCATGGACGAACAGGTCTTTGAAGGGACAGAAAAGAGTGATGCAGATAAACAAGATGATGTGGAAAACAAAGTCATGGACGAACAGGTCTTTGAGGAGAAAGAAAAGACTGATGCAGATAAACTACGTAAGGTGGTGGAAGACCGTGATGACACTGAAGATACATCAACTACTAGAGAGATGAATCAAATGGACGAGACACAGGGTAAAGATGACAGCATGATGCCAGGTGACAGCCAGCCAGAGAAACCCAATGATGTGGAAAGTGAAATCGAGGGTTTTGCAACTGATGATAAGAGTAATACAGATGCAAGCAGAGACGAAGGTCAAGAATTGAAGATCAAACAGAACAGACAGGATCGAGACACCAGCAGAAATACAGATGAAGATAAAGAGATAGTAATCAGCACTAAAGTGATCAAAAGTGCAGAAAGTGAGCAAGGAGATCAGAGAACTGAAGTCCATTCTAAAGAAGATGATGAAGAGCAAGGAGACAAATCAGATGAGATCAAATTAGAAGAGCCTTGTAAAGACGATTCTGTAAATGTCCCCAACAGCTCACAAAACACTTTAGTATACAATGTGCTGGATGAATCTTCCAGGTCTGGCAATGAGTCCGATACTGAAAAGGTTGACCCAGTCAAGCCACAAGACAGCGACAACAGAGACAATTCTCAGAGTGACGCAGCAACAACATCAAATTTTCAGCCTGGAGATGTCTCCACAAATGATGAACCAGATCATGTTTCATCTACAGGCAGTACAGATAGTTATAACACTCCAGgggatgaggatgatgatgatgatgatgatgagtatGTTCCCACCAGCAGTACCAGTAGGTGGCCACAATGGTGGCCAGATTCTAATAAG AAACGAAACAAGCCAAGACTTAAGACAGAATTGAGCGACAGGGATACAAAAGAATACAGAAGTGGCTATCCG gGCAAGAAGGATAATGACTCAATGAAAGACAATCTGTTATTTTACAAGAATGCTATTGAGTCTGAACCAAGAG GAGATTTGATTGATAATATCCATGAATACTGGTGGGGAGACTATGAAAAGCTTGAGAGGCACAATGGCTACATCCAGTG GATTTTTCCTATAAGGGAAAAGGGCATGAACTATCAGTCACAAGAATTACAACTCCACGAAGCTGAG GGGATAAAACGTGACAAAAAGGCATGGGCCAGGGTTCTCAAGTCTTATGAAATGATGTTGGATTTCTACGGAATGAAGTTAGTCGACAAAGAAAAGGGAACCATTCAAAGAGCTGCAAACTGGAAAGGAAGATACCGCCATCTAAATTG A
- the LOC139140333 gene encoding dentin matrix acidic phosphoprotein 1-like yields MDKIGEIQGKDDSTMPNDSQREKPYDVESQIGGITTENSSAHTEDEGLQLTNAQNGEDQGTSRSPEEDELGSNCSNDSNPGIQDDVENKARDEHAFEKKEKSEAEKLCKVGEDHDDTEDTSPGRDMDQIGQTKSKDDSMMPSDSQREKPNDVESQIGGITTENSSAHTEDEGLQLTNAQTGEDQGTSRSPTEDELESIHSNDCKLGKQDDVENKARDEHAFEEKEKSDAEKLLKVGEDHDDTEDTSAGRDMDQIGETQGKDDSTMPSDSQREKPNDVESEIGEMTTENSSAHTGEEGLQLTNAQNGENQADERTEVRSKANNEEQGDKTDDKNKSEQPYGNDIAKVKYSSQATDLTDQTGDPRSENDTTYHCNKSYDGNVDPCKQQYSYNSDSSCHDSDVTATTSNIQQRDLHIQDQQSDASSTARTDSYGTTKDASTSATPFYKRWLREIKISVFAMYSGEANLLFYKNEIRSEPQGDYIDNIHKHWWGNYKKLEKHHGYIQWIFPNSEKGMNYDAQELQHDEAEKIKSDKKALARVLKSYEMMLDFYGMKLVDKEKGTIKRAANWRERYNHLNRSKHNYLRITRMLKSLGELGYEHLKTPFVEFVLKEVLEHGELRNCLNSCVQYWLHTIKSSEDRKRLTKHFDSHYEFR; encoded by the exons ATGGATAAAATAGGTGAGATACAGGGTAAAGATGACAGCACGATGCCAAATGACAGCCAGCGAGAGAAACCCTATGATGTGGAAAGTCAAATCGGGGGTATCACAACTGAAAATAGTAGTGCACACACCGAAGACGAAGGTCTACAACTGACGAATGCACAGAACGGCGAGGATCAAGGCACCAGCAGAAGCCCAGAGGAAGATGAGCTTGGATCGAACTGTAGTAATGACAGCAACCCAGGAATACAAGATGATGTGGAAAACAAAGCCAGAGACGAACATGCctttgaaaagaaagaaaagagtgAAGCAGAGAAACTATGTAAGGTGGGAGAAGACCATGATGACACTGAAGATACATCACCTGGTAGAGACATGGATCAAATAGGTCAGACAAAAAGTAAAGATGACAGCATGATGCCAAGTGACAGCCAGCGAGAGAAACCCAATGATGTGGAAAGTCAAATCGGGGGTATCACAACTGAAAATAGTAGTGCACACACCGAAGACGAAGGTCTACAACTGACGAATGCACAGACAGGCGAGGATCAAGGCACCAGCAGAAGCCCAACAGAAGATGAACTTGAATCGATCCATAGTAATGACTGCAAACTAGGAAAACAAGATGATGTGGAAAACAAAGCCAGAGACGAACATGCCtttgaagagaaagaaaagagTGATGCAGAGAAACTACTTAAGGTGGGTGAAGACCATGATGACACTGAAGATACATCAGCTGGTAGAGACATGGATCAAATAGGTGAGACACAGGGTAAAGATGACAGCACGATGCCAAGTGACAGCCAGCGAGAGAAACCCAATGATGTGGAAAGTGAAATCGGGGAGATGACAACTGAAAATAGTAGTGCACACACCGGAGAGGAAGGTCTACAACTGACGAATGCACAGAACGGCGAGAATCAAGCGGACGAGAGAACTGAAGTACGTTCTAAAGCTAATAATGAAGAACAAGGAGATAAAACAGACGACAAGAACAAATCAGAACAGCCATATGGAAATGATATTGCAAAAGTCAAATACAGCTCACAAGCGACTGACTTGACTGATCAAACAGGGGACCCTAGATCCGAAAATGATACAACTTACCATTGCAATAAGTCATACGATGGAAATGTTGACCCATGTAAGCAACAATACAGTTATAACAGTGATAGTTCCTGCCACGACTCTGACGTTACAGCAACAACGTCAAATATTCAGCAGAGAGATCTTCACATACAGGATCAGCAATCGGATGCTTCATCTACAGCTAGAACAGATAGTTATGGGACGACAAAGGATGCTTCTACCTCTGCTACCCCTTTTTATAAACGATGGTTGCGAGAGATTAAG ATATCCGTGTTCGCCATGTATTCG GGCGAGGCGAATCTATTGTTTTACAAGAATGAAATCAGGTCTGAGCCACAAG GAGATTATATAGATAACATTCATAAACATTGGTGGGGTAACTACAAGAAGTTAGAGAAGCACCATGGTTATATCCAGTG GATTTTCCCTAATAGTGAGAAGGGTATGAACTATGACGCACAAGAATTACAACACGATGAAGCTGAG AAAATCAAAAGTGATAAGAAGGCATTGGCTAGGGTTCTCAAATCTTACGAAATGATGCTGGATTTCTATGGAATGAAGTTAGTCGACAAAGAAAAGGGAACCATTAAAAGAGCTGCGAACTGGAGAGAAAGATACAACCATCTAAACAG GTCTAAGCACAACTACTTGAGAATAACAAGAATGTTGAAATCACTTGGGGAACTAGGCTACGAGCATTTGAAGACACCATTTGTAGAATTTGTCCTGAAAGAAGTACTAGAACATGGAGAACTTAGAAACTGTCTCAACAGCTGTGTGCAGTACTGGTTACACACTATCAAGAGTTCTGAAGATAGAAAACGACTGACGAAACATTTTGACAGTCACTATGAATTCCgctaa
- the LOC139141221 gene encoding uncharacterized protein, producing MSTQHFQDIEPGFCDSHPSDRLEFFCDTCQVPTCYKCTVVEHATTGHTIISLGSASEKYMPEMKAHSEKIAQKVSNLKLRKNRMNDIRKDLDANRSTADFKIKTLRSKLIDAIENQVKRLHSEVDDIYNQKCKQINAKVELLQDEIVSTESIHSDLNHLLTFGVALDIIRALKQMKDEQEHHDDLTNVLCGDVDSDLGFTENPDCSKMNLGVVKGRNKPEEQVKQRNSNKVDDSQTDIGATATTLNLKPGQFHTDDESDTSSAGLCPRGRENAFAERDVAMPTRRVVEERAKDSRAEVKRQTKPSEGGRDDDVHRREDDHFDHVKKALDKSEESAEDKVMKSDDEIANDNKVILGQVEPMKKTDKINEPKEIVITRDATIEKEHVPDTRPQQREVDEGQENGNEGKPLVVNDKNNDAPWRQKGKQTQQKEMTAPSQMTANQRNMTTWKTKSQTNRHLK from the exons ATGTCAACCCAACACTTTCAAGATATTGAACCAGGGTTCTGTGATTCTCATCCCAGTGATAGACTAGAATTTTTCTGTGACACTTGCCAGGTCCCAACGTGTTATAAATGTACAGTTGTTGAACATGCTACAACAGGTCATACAATTATATCACTGGGGTCAGCATCGGAGAAGTATATGCCAGAAATGAAAGCTCACTCTGAGAAAATCGCTCAGAAAGTTAGCAATTTAAAGCTAAGAAAGAACAGAATGAATGACATTCGAAAAGACTTGGATGCAAACAGGTCAACTGCAgacttcaaaataaaaacattgcgTTCAAAGTTAATTGATGCCATTGAGAATCAAGTAAAGAGACTGCACAGTGAAGTTGATGATATCTACAATCAAAAGTGTAAACAAATAAACGCCAAGGTGGAACTCTTGCAAGATGAAATCGTCAGTACAGAAAGCATCCACTCGGATCTAAATCATCTCTTGACCTTCGGAGTAGCTTTGGACATCATAAGGGCACTAAAACAGATGAAAGATGAACAGGAGCACCATGATGATCTGACCAATGTACTTTGTGGTGACGTTGACAGTGATCTGGGTTTTACAGAAAATCCTGATTGTTCAAAGATGAACCTCGGTGTTGTCAAAG GTAGAAATAAACCGGAAGAGCAGGTCAAGCAACGCAACAGCAATAAAGTAGACGATTCTCAAACTGACATCGGTGCAACAGCAACAACATTAAATTTAAAGCCTGGACAGTTTCACACAGACGACGAATCAGATACTTCATCAGCAG GTCTCTGTCCACGTGGAAGGGAAAATGCATTTGCAGAAAGGGATGTAGCTATGCCTACCCGGCGCGTTGTAGAAGAACGTGCAAAAGATAGCCGAGCGGAAGTTAAACGGCAGACTAAACCAAGTGAAGGTGGAAGGGACGACGACGTTCACAGAAGAGAAGATGATCATTTTGATCATGTAAAGAAAGCTTTGGACAAATCAGAAGAGTCAGCAGAAGACAAAGTAATGAAAAGTGACGACGAGATTGCCAATGATAACAAAGTGATATTGGGGCAAGTTGAACCGATGAAGAAGACTGACAAAATAAACGAGCCGAAGGAAATTGTCATCACAAGGGATGCGACCATAGAAAAGGAACACGTACCTGATACACGGCCTCAACAGAGAGAGGTTGATGAAGGCCAAGAAAATGGAAATGAAGGGAAACCACTTGTAGTGAATGACAAGAACAATGACGCA CCATGgagacagaaagggaaacaaaCACAACAGAAAGAGATGACAGCACCATCACAGATGACAGCAAACCAGAGAAACATGACGACGTGGAAAACAAAGTCACAAACGAACAGGCATTTGAAGTGA